The Akkermansiaceae bacterium region GTAAATGCCCCGGACTGAGAATCGCCTCACCCCGGGCGTCAGGACAAAGCCCGTCCTGGCAATGTATTATGACACGGGAACCGGCGGGATTGCGGAGCCTTACGTGAGCCAGTAAGAGAAGTTGATATGTATAGTGTAGTTTGATACTGTGCCTGTGATTGGGGAAGATAAAAAAAGCTTCATGCAAGTTCTTAATGATGATACCTCTCCATAGTTAATGTGTGGTCTGGATTTTAGACCAGTCGTTTGATGATCAGATCAAACATTACTTTTCGTAAGAGTTACATCCATGCAACCATTGATCCTGCAATTCATCTCCGCGATTATTCTCTTGTCACCGCTGGGTCTATCAGCGGAGTCGGTGGAAAGCTTTGAAAAGTTCAAGGAGGGGGAGCTTACGCGATGCAAAACAGCCCTTGGTGTATGGTCGGCGGCCCGGGGAAATAGTGAAATCCACAGGGGGAATGCAAAATCGGGAACGCTTTGCTTGCGCCTTACCGGTGGAAAAAAGAAACGACTCAGCCTGGCACTGCCGGAGCCCACGCAAGGGCCATCGATGCTAACATTCTGGGCGGAACGATGGACTGCCCGCGGACCATTCGAGTTCACTGTCGAGGCGCGCACGCACAAAGGATGGAGGGAAGTCTATAACGGTGCAAATGAAGTGAAGACAAAAAACTTCCCGACCCATGTGAAGACCAGCCTACCTCCTGGCACCGGCGAAGTGCGATTTGGTTCCACAACTCCCGAGGACAGTGGCGTGCTCATCGACGAGGTGTCCATTGCGGCGGCCAAACCCATGCGGATTGAAGGGGTGACGACCGTGCAACCGGTTCTGCCGGTATTAATCCGGAAGAAAACAAACCCCGTGGTGGCCTTGAAAATGACCACCCAGGGGCAGCTGAAACAGCAATCCGTCACCGCCATCGAGATTGACCTGGCGGGCACCACCCGGGTGAAGGACGTGAAGTCGATCCAGATCATCCACGGTGATTCTTTGCTTAAACCCGGGGTGGGGAAGGTATATGCCACTGAGCAGACTGTATCCGGAAATACTGCGGACACATTTGTTTTTAGAGGGAATGCGAAGTTGCTGCCCGGAGAAAACTACTTCTGGGTCTGTGTCGAGCTACACGACAGCGCGAGTTTGGACCATCAGGTTGACGCCTCGGTGCGCAGGGTGGCATTGGGCGGTAAAAAAACACTCGTTCCGGAAATTGAATCACCCGAGGGGGCCCAGCGCATTGGTTATGCCGTTAGGCAACAGGGCGACGACGGCTCGAAGGCATTCCGCATCCCGGGATTGGCAACCACGAACAAAGGCACGTTGATCGGTGTGTACGACGTGCGCTACCGGTC contains the following coding sequences:
- a CDS encoding exo-alpha-sialidase, with translation MQPLILQFISAIILLSPLGLSAESVESFEKFKEGELTRCKTALGVWSAARGNSEIHRGNAKSGTLCLRLTGGKKKRLSLALPEPTQGPSMLTFWAERWTARGPFEFTVEARTHKGWREVYNGANEVKTKNFPTHVKTSLPPGTGEVRFGSTTPEDSGVLIDEVSIAAAKPMRIEGVTTVQPVLPVLIRKKTNPVVALKMTTQGQLKQQSVTAIEIDLAGTTRVKDVKSIQIIHGDSLLKPGVGKVYATEQTVSGNTADTFVFRGNAKLLPGENYFWVCVELHDSASLDHQVDASVRRVALGGKKTLVPEIESPEGAQRIGYAVRQQGDDGSKAFRIPGLATTNKGTLIGVYDVRYRSGGDLPGDIDVGMSRSTDGGQTWEKMKIIMDMGNDPKWNYDGIGDPAILVDKSNNRIWVGATWSHGNRSWHGSGQGMKPEETGQVMLVYSDDDGLTWSKPINITSQVKTNPDWHFVLHGPGAGITMKDGTLVFAAQYQDESKHPNGKKRAYPFSTIMWSKDHGKTWHLGTGIKGNTTEAQVVELSDGSLMLNCRDNRGGYRTVGVTKDLGKTWTMHPTDRKALQDPVCMASLLRVDHQKHGTLFFFSNPNTQRGRHNMTIKVSRDEGMSWPEQYHTLYDSRSCSGYSCLTPVGKDHIGVYYEGPTEIYYLRFKIAGLLK